The proteins below come from a single Parcubacteria group bacterium genomic window:
- a CDS encoding ATP-binding protein: MKKSFIIAEIYRQNKHWDSPDEFLAELKNISYKRKLFGEILPYLAKKQIISIVGLRRTGKTILLKQLIEKLLVTVKPEAILFLTFDEAIIPGKITIADYLNAYLEKSAPKSGSLYIFLDEIQYNPKWQHILKRYYDTDARIKFIISGSSSLFLRKKTTESLVGRIYEFSLPVLDFQEYLELKKVKKELLAGYQSSAVETRQCLVLKNSSTQEKFFQKYGAEMEKEFEHYLRYGQFPEIVGENNLAVVKKYLTDAIYKKTIEYDIVRIFGVEKVDELKFLFQVLAGEIGSVIETGNIAREIGIDEKTVKKYLNYFAESFLIQLVYNFTKSARKSRRLGKKIYLGSPNFVSAFYAWSDEAQGNYKMGFLVENYCLQLLQKSYSAVSFRRVRKDEVDFLATDNILDAKTYQYVEVKYREQIALNKFKFATKLAKKSGNKLVVVTKNDFMVHKDLVLVPVWMLK, encoded by the coding sequence ATGAAAAAATCCTTTATTATAGCCGAAATTTATCGACAGAACAAACACTGGGATTCGCCGGATGAGTTTTTGGCCGAGTTGAAAAATATCAGCTATAAGCGGAAGTTGTTTGGTGAAATTTTGCCCTATTTAGCCAAAAAACAGATCATTTCCATTGTCGGACTCCGGCGTACGGGAAAAACGATTCTCCTGAAACAATTGATTGAAAAACTGCTCGTGACAGTGAAACCGGAGGCGATTCTTTTTTTGACTTTTGACGAAGCGATTATTCCCGGAAAGATTACTATTGCGGATTACCTGAATGCGTACTTGGAAAAAAGCGCACCAAAAAGTGGTTCGCTGTATATTTTTCTTGATGAAATTCAATATAACCCGAAATGGCAACATATTTTGAAACGCTATTATGACACTGACGCGCGGATAAAATTCATTATCAGTGGTTCTTCCTCTTTGTTTTTACGCAAAAAGACCACCGAGAGTCTGGTGGGTCGGATCTATGAATTTTCTTTGCCGGTGTTGGATTTTCAAGAATATTTGGAATTAAAAAAGGTCAAAAAAGAACTGCTTGCCGGTTATCAGTCATCCGCTGTAGAGACGAGGCAATGCCTCGTCTTGAAAAATTCATCAACACAAGAAAAATTTTTCCAAAAATACGGCGCGGAAATGGAAAAAGAATTTGAACACTATCTTCGCTATGGTCAATTTCCGGAAATCGTTGGGGAAAATAATCTAGCGGTGGTCAAAAAATATCTCACCGATGCGATCTACAAAAAAACCATTGAATATGATATTGTGCGAATTTTCGGAGTGGAAAAAGTGGACGAACTTAAATTTTTGTTTCAAGTTTTGGCCGGTGAAATCGGATCGGTGATTGAGACGGGCAACATCGCGCGCGAAATTGGCATCGACGAAAAAACGGTCAAAAAATACCTCAACTATTTCGCTGAAAGTTTTCTCATTCAGCTTGTCTATAATTTCACTAAATCGGCCAGAAAATCCCGGCGCTTGGGTAAAAAAATCTACCTGGGTAGTCCCAATTTTGTTTCGGCGTTCTATGCTTGGTCAGATGAGGCGCAAGGGAACTACAAAATGGGGTTTTTGGTGGAGAATTATTGTTTGCAACTTTTGCAAAAAAGCTATTCCGCAGTTTCTTTCCGGCGGGTTCGGAAAGATGAAGTGGATTTTTTAGCGACGGATAATATTTTGGACGCGAAAACGTATCAATACGTCGAAGTGAAATATCGCGAGCAGATTGCGCTCAATAAATTTAAATTTGCCACGAAGTTGGCAAAAAAAAGTGGTAACAAGTTAGTTGTCGTTACCAAAAACGATTTTATGGTGCACAAAGATTTAGTGCTGGTTCCGGTTTGGATGTTGAAATAG